The Nitrososphaerota archaeon genome segment TCATTGGCGCTGGGCTCGCTTGAAATTGTCGGCCGACAAGGCTCGGGCGGCCTGAATCCGTTCTGGTCCGTGTCCGGTAGGGCCTGCAGAGCTTGATTTGGGTTCTGTCTGCCAATAACGATAAGAATCAGGTTATCTGGTTGAGGGGCCAACTCGTGCAAACCCCGGCCATGGAAGATCACTTTCACTCAACTCCATTCCGTTGGACCACGTAGTAATACCGTAGACTTAAGTATTACCAAGCCATGAAAGCCACCATGGCCGAAGCGATCGTTACAGTGACGAAGAAGGGGCAGGCCACGATACCCAAGAAGATGCGCGAGAGGCATGGCATCGGCAGAAAGGCACTTGTTGAAGATACCGAAGAAGGAGTCCTGCTGAAGCCTCTTCCTAGCCCCTCGATGGAAAGAGGCTCTCTGCGGACCCTTTTCAAGGGGAGGCGGTCTGGAGAACTTATGGACGAAGTCAGGGGGGAGGAGTCCATGTACGAAGAGAAGGACTCGCGAAGACGAGCGAAGTAGCGTTTGCGCAGTATTGTATTCGACACTCAAGCCCTGTTAGTCCTGTATCTGGGAGAAGCAGGATCTGGGGAGGTCGAAGCCTATCTGGAGAGTGTCTCAGAACAGAAGGTAAGGGGCTACCTGAACATCATCAACCTCACTGAACTATACTACATTCTGCGGAGAAGGAACGGAAGCGTAGCTGAGGAGAAGGAGAGGAATCTGCTGAGCTTCGGAGTGAGAATGGTACCTGTAATTCACAATTCTCCACTGTGGAAGAAAGCTGCGGCCATTAAAGCCGGAAACGCCCTCTCGCTTGCCGATGCCTTCGCAGCCTCGACAGCACTCCTGCACAAGGGCACGCTCGTAACAGGCAGCGACGTCGAGTTCGAACAGGTAAAGGACCTGAAGATTGAACGTGTAGGCGGCAATAGGAAAGCCGAGTGAATCTCCGACCAAGGAACCGGTCAGAAGTCCCAGCGACCACATTCTAGATTATCGTGCCTCGAGTCAGGCCCCTG includes the following:
- a CDS encoding AbrB/MazE/SpoVT family DNA-binding domain-containing protein, whose protein sequence is MAEAIVTVTKKGQATIPKKMRERHGIGRKALVEDTEEGVLLKPLPSPSMERGSLRTLFKGRRSGELMDEVRGEESMYEEKDSRRRAK
- a CDS encoding type II toxin-antitoxin system VapC family toxin gives rise to the protein MRSIVFDTQALLVLYLGEAGSGEVEAYLESVSEQKVRGYLNIINLTELYYILRRRNGSVAEEKERNLLSFGVRMVPVIHNSPLWKKAAAIKAGNALSLADAFAASTALLHKGTLVTGSDVEFEQVKDLKIERVGGNRKAE